The Homo sapiens chromosome 15 genomic patch of type FIX, GRCh38.p14 PATCHES HG2280_PATCH DNA window ggctggaatacagtggcatgatcacagctcactgcaaacttcaacTGCCAGGCTCaggcaaccctcccacctcagcctcttgaatagctgggactgcaggctcataccaccacaaccagctaacttgtatttttagtagagacaaggtttcgccatgttgctcaggctagtctcgaactcctggactcaagtgatccacctgtcttggctgcctacattgctgggattacaggcatgagccaccatgcccagccaaatttttttttttttttaagggaagggatcttgctatgttgcccaggctggtctcaaactcctcagctcaagcaatctgcccacctcagcctctgaaagtgctgggattacaggcatgagccaccatgtccagcacaCTTTAATATTCACTATGGGCCCTCAAAAGGAAATGTTTGTGGGGCCACCAAAAGCAAATGTCTCTTGAACCTAGTCACCTGGGGGGACAAGTGTGGGAAAGTGCACCTGTGTTCCCATGAGACCCACTCAAGAGGAGCAGAAATCCTGTTTTGCTATTTCCTTAATTGCTACTAGGGCtgggattttttcatgtttattggcccctctacatttttttctttaaaaaaattcacaaagcaTGTTTATATTTGTTAGCTCTTTTGATTCTCCCTATGATAGTGTGAAGACAGGGACAAAACGCTACCATTTCACACTCCCAGATCTAACAATAGCTACCAAGTAATTATGCCATGCGTTTCTTCTAACCTTCGCAATATCACTACGAGGTAGTTCttactatcctcattttacagataaggaaactgaggctaagtgACGCTGGcagacttgcccaaggccacacagctggtaacAGGGACTGGTAGTCACTTGAGTCCTACATGAGCACCCTTGCTACTACAGCAGCTCCTCCCCTTTCTAGAGGCCTAGATGGAAAGATGCTGGTGTCAGCGGGGGGCACAAAGGTCCACCCAGTCCCACACATGCAGAGAGGCATCATTTGTTGCTGATAACAAAGTCCTTGGTCTGCAGGGATGCCAGGTGTGGGTGGTGACCAAAGGAGCAGGGTCCATCCCATTTCCATCTAGGAAGATGTGACCTCTGTGAGTGAAGAGAGGTTCTACTTGGCTCCGTGTTCCATCTTGGCTCCGTGTTCCATCCCAAGATGTGGCATCATAGACCTGGACTGTACCATCAAAACCTGAGAATACAGAAAAGAGAGGCTTGACAATGAGtccctaattttattttaaaataattttctttctatttttaatagagatggggtttcaccatgttgaccaggatggtcttgaactcctagcctcaagcgatcctcccatctcagcctcccaaaatgctgggattacaggcacccagcccctaaaatactttttataatttgttcTATGGTACCAAAACAGGCTATTGGATGAGGAATCAAGGCACTTAAAAGGCTAACCACGGGCAAGTAGCATCTGCCCTCAGTGTTGGCAGCTGATGACTCCGTGGGGCATGTAACCATGAGCATCCGTTGTGCACCTGTTATGCGTGAGGCTCGAAGGCTAATTCTGGACAAGTATTAGctcttttaatcctcagaacTGTATGACACAGATACTGTTATTTTacccaggaaactgaggcttaagagACTTCTTCAAACCTTTTCAAGTTGCCCCAGAGTCCAGTCCCCTACCTCTGGGTCCCTTTCAGCAGATGGCCTTGTCTCCTACTCGATGGGGGAAACAGAAGCCTTTGGAGAGAAATACCTTCACGTCCCTGCACGATCTAGCTGCACACACACTCATTCCATCCTGCCATCTTCCTGGTACTGAAGAGCCAGCCCCTCTACCTGAGCTTGGCTCTTCTGTTCTTTCTGGATCCTGGCATTTCCAATCATCCTTTCTTGCtctcttaatgatttttttcaaccCCCACCTGCCTCGACGGATCCTTCCTGTTGGCTTTTAGATACCCACATTAAGTGCCGCAAGCAACTAGCTACCACCAGACCAGAACCAGGGGCCTGCTGACCTAGCTGgcttgctacttttttttttttttttttttttgagacagagtcttgctctgtcgccagtctggagtgcagtggcgtcatctcagctcactgcaacctctgactcccgggttcaagcgattcccctgcctcagcctcccaagtaggtgggactacaggcgtgcaccaaaacacccggctaattttttttattttcatagagacggggtttcaccatgttggccacgatggtctcgatctcctgaccttgtgatccacccgcctcgacctcccaaagtgctgggattataggtgtgagccaccgcacccggccaacttgCTACATTTCAAAAGGCAAGTAGGCTGAGAAGTACCCTTGAGGTGCTGtccctgctgctttttttttttttttctttttttttctttttgagacagtctcgctctgttgcccaggctggagtgcagtggtgcaatctcagctcactgcaagctccgcctcccaggttcacgccattcttctgcctcagcctcctaagtagctgggactacaggcgcctgccaccatgcctggctaattttttgtatttttagtagggacggggtttcaccgtgttagccactgTCCCCTTTTCTTTCTGACCCAGCCCGATGTCTGTCCCAGTGTCTTACTGTCTGCAGGCCCCTCCACCAACCTGAGACCTGAATTCCTGCTAGGCTAGGAAAGGCCTGCTGCCAATGTGTGGAAGTTTAGTAGCCAGGGTAGGAAAAGGCCTGCCACTGAAGAACCTGGAGAGTTCGAATTTCTCTGTGAGCAACTTTAACTCCTGGAGCCAGGTTTATCATGGTGCTGGAGGCTCCTTCCTGAGCACCCAACAGTCTCCTGGAAGAAAGAGATCAGATAACAAGACGAAATCCTGCTCGGCAGTACCTGAGATGGCCAAGCAATTCTTCAGGCCTGGGGCCCAAGTCACTCGCAGCAGCTCTGGGTCAGGGCTAGGTACGGATACTGGGCACTGGACTGAGCTCACAGGATGGCAGAGATCCCGGGGGTCAAGAAGACAAAGACGCCCATCTGAGCCAAGGCTGGCAatgctgggcccagggccctggcCCCAGCTCCCAACTTCAGCACACCATCTCTCTCCACCAGACCCAGGGCCAGGGCTGCGATTCTCCAACGGTGCCCACTTCTGCCGGGTGTCAACAAGCCCCAGCCGGCCTGAAgcacagcagaaggcaaaggtgTCTGCATCTAGGACCTGCAGGCTACTCAGCTCCTCACTGTCACTGACATCTGGAAGACCGACAGCAAAGGAGACAAGCGGCTGGAGGCAGATGGGTCTGGCAATTTGGCAGGGCTGGCTGGTCACAGGTCCCTTCCCACCAGTCCCAGGCAGAATAAATCACATCTCCCTTCCCACTCATCTCACCATTGTCTGCTCAGCTGGTTGGGTGCTGGTCCCTGGGACTGCCTAATCCTGCCCCAGCATAGGAGCCCTTAGAGGCCAGGGCTTACCTCTTATTCACTGTGTATCCCCAACACCTGGCACAGAGAGTTGAACTCAGTTTTTATAGTGGCTGAGTTGGGCTGGGGGGTGATGCCGGCTGGAGCAGCAAGCAAGGGACAAAGTACCACGGTACCTGAGGTGTACGTGGTCTTCCGGGACTCCAGATCAACGACCTGCAGACTTCGGAGCCTCGCCCCATGGAGGACTCCGGGTGCCAATGTGGAGAAGACGGCCACCCTAGGCCAGAGACTCTCCTCTTTCTCATGCACAGCAATGGTGCTGACAGCTTTAATGACATCTAGGGGAAAACGAAGAGGCCAAAATCCAGAACTTTAATGAAGGTTTGAAACATGACAGGCTGCCAGCTGTCTTCCCCTGTACATTTAGAAGAT harbors:
- the WDR73 gene encoding integrator complex assembly factor WDR73, whose amino-acid sequence is MDPGDDWLVESLRLYQDFYAFDLSGATRVLEWIDDKGVFVAGYESLKKNEILHLKLPLRLSVKENKGLFPERDFKVRHGGFSDRSIFDLKHVPHTRLLVTSGLPGCYLQVWQVAEDSDVIKAVSTIAVHEKEESLWPRVAVFSTLAPGVLHGARLRSLQVVDLESRKTTYTSDVSDSEELSSLQVLDADTFAFCCASGRLGLVDTRQKWAPLENRSPGPGSGGERWCAEVGSWGQGPGPSIASLGSDGRLCLLDPRDLCHPVSSVQCPVSVPSPDPELLRVTWAPGLKNCLAISGFDGTVQVYDATSWDGTRSQDGTRSQVEPLFTHRGHIFLDGNGMDPAPLVTTHTWHPCRPRTLLSATNDASLHVWDWVDLCAPR